A single Pseudomonas putida DNA region contains:
- a CDS encoding HlyD family efflux transporter periplasmic adaptor subunit, whose amino-acid sequence MLDPADLPLPPLREDLRLCEAADNNAGEPAWMIHDTVVNRFYRIGWLEFECLLRWGQSPRQISEQVSRDSALNPDVEQVLELRAFLEQHHLLRPGSEQLSRLQAQSEARTWSSWRWWLHHYLFFRIPLLRPQVALQHLAKALGWLFHPLTGLLVVGLSLLGIVLVMQQWDSFTHAVVESFSSEGLLSFALALAVAKTLHELGHALVATRLGLRVGHMGVAFLVLWPMLYTDTGESWKLKRPRQRLAIASAGIATELSLAGLATLGWALCDDGALRNALLYLATTSWVLSLALNASPFMRFDGYFILSDLLDFPNLHERASALARVALRRSLLGMQEAWPEPFPNGQRRLLVAFAFATWLYRLVLFLGIAVAVYLFFFKLLGIVLFMVEIAWFIALPVKRELSHWWQHRARIPVRRKQLFYVCLGLVVLALAVPWHSQVDAVGVARAEQQLRVYTPYPARLQSLRAQGQVKAGEVLAVLDEPDLDSRMRSSEATARSYQARLSGLLADPAGLSVDAATQQRLSVQNEEARAARSEIARLNLQAPFAGLWLDRDPDWLPGQWVNRQEPLGILIDPSHWQIDAYVAQDQVHHLAVGNPVRFYPDGQASALHGKVLAIGSTRANQLTHRMLSSHFGGPVPTGSQPLVPSNAVFQVLIALDEPPATLHETRGKLKIEGQRRSVLGELGTWLMAVAWRESGF is encoded by the coding sequence ATGCTCGACCCTGCCGACCTGCCGCTGCCGCCGCTACGCGAGGACCTGCGCCTGTGCGAGGCCGCCGACAACAATGCCGGCGAGCCGGCCTGGATGATCCACGACACGGTGGTCAACCGCTTCTATCGCATCGGCTGGCTGGAGTTCGAGTGCTTGTTGCGCTGGGGCCAGTCGCCACGCCAGATCAGCGAACAAGTGTCACGCGACAGCGCGCTCAACCCTGATGTGGAACAAGTGCTGGAGCTGCGCGCATTCCTTGAGCAGCACCACCTGCTACGCCCGGGCAGCGAGCAACTCAGCCGGCTGCAGGCGCAAAGCGAGGCACGCACCTGGTCGAGCTGGCGCTGGTGGCTGCACCACTACCTGTTCTTCCGCATTCCGCTGCTGCGTCCGCAAGTGGCGCTGCAGCACCTGGCCAAGGCACTGGGCTGGCTGTTCCATCCGCTGACCGGGCTGCTGGTGGTTGGCCTAAGCCTGCTGGGCATCGTCCTGGTCATGCAGCAATGGGACAGCTTCACCCATGCGGTGGTGGAATCGTTCTCCAGCGAGGGCCTGCTGAGCTTCGCCCTGGCGCTGGCCGTCGCCAAGACCTTGCATGAACTTGGCCATGCCCTGGTCGCTACGCGGCTGGGGCTGCGAGTCGGGCATATGGGCGTGGCCTTCCTGGTGCTGTGGCCGATGCTGTATACCGACACCGGCGAAAGCTGGAAGCTCAAGCGCCCCCGTCAGCGCCTGGCGATCGCCTCGGCGGGTATCGCCACCGAACTGTCCCTCGCGGGGCTGGCGACCCTGGGTTGGGCGCTGTGCGATGACGGCGCCCTGCGCAATGCACTGCTGTACCTGGCGACCACCAGCTGGGTGCTGTCGCTGGCGCTCAACGCCAGCCCGTTCATGCGCTTTGACGGCTATTTCATCCTCAGCGACCTGCTCGACTTCCCCAACCTGCACGAACGCGCCTCGGCGCTGGCCAGGGTCGCCCTGCGGCGCAGCCTGCTGGGCATGCAAGAAGCCTGGCCCGAACCATTCCCCAATGGCCAGCGGCGGTTGCTGGTGGCATTCGCCTTTGCCACCTGGCTGTATCGCCTGGTGCTGTTCCTGGGCATCGCCGTGGCGGTGTACCTGTTCTTCTTCAAACTGCTGGGGATCGTCCTGTTCATGGTTGAAATCGCCTGGTTCATCGCCTTGCCGGTGAAGCGTGAGCTGAGCCACTGGTGGCAGCATCGCGCGCGCATTCCGGTACGGCGCAAACAACTGTTCTACGTGTGCCTGGGGCTGGTTGTACTGGCGTTGGCGGTCCCTTGGCACAGCCAGGTGGATGCCGTGGGCGTGGCCCGCGCCGAACAGCAACTGCGGGTCTACACGCCCTACCCTGCGCGCCTGCAAAGCCTGCGCGCACAAGGCCAGGTCAAGGCCGGCGAGGTGCTGGCGGTGCTCGACGAGCCCGACCTGGATTCGCGCATGCGCAGCAGCGAAGCCACCGCCCGCAGCTACCAGGCGCGCCTGTCTGGCCTGCTGGCCGACCCGGCCGGGTTGAGCGTGGACGCCGCTACCCAGCAACGCTTGAGCGTGCAGAACGAGGAGGCCCGTGCCGCCCGCAGCGAGATCGCCCGCCTCAACCTGCAAGCGCCGTTCGCCGGCCTGTGGTTGGACCGCGATCCGGACTGGCTGCCGGGCCAGTGGGTCAACCGCCAGGAGCCTCTGGGTATCTTGATCGACCCCAGCCACTGGCAGATCGATGCCTACGTGGCCCAGGACCAGGTGCACCACCTGGCCGTCGGCAACCCCGTGCGCTTCTACCCCGATGGGCAGGCCAGCGCCTTGCACGGCAAGGTCCTGGCCATCGGCAGCACCCGTGCCAATCAACTGACACACCGCATGCTGTCTTCGCATTTCGGCGGGCCGGTACCGACCGGGTCGCAACCTCTGGTGCCGAGCAATGCCGTGTTCCAGGTACTGATCGCGCTGGATGAACCTCCGGCCACACTTCACGAAACACGGGGCAAGCTGAAAATCGAAGGGCAACGGCGCAGTGTGCTGGGCGAACTGGGCACCTGGCTGATGGCGGTGGCGTGGCGCGAGAGCGGGTTCTGA
- a CDS encoding efflux RND transporter periplasmic adaptor subunit, producing MTVNQPLPHPQLLLQLDALRDKAMAAESLNALAFSMANDLYPLLPFHQALVWRQGKGGLELLCVSGLARPSEDSPYLVWLKRASRWLASHLSDEKPVWLTEATAAPPPDIAEGWAEWWPAGLCCIPLHTPAGERLGLLVLLLEEAPPAALYQHLDGLTRTWAYCWSALTRRQRLGRWRPSRRQVLLTVLLLAGLLLVPVRQSALAPAQIVSRQAQIVSSPIDGVISQVHVRPNQPVEAGTPLFSLDETTLRSRADVLAKEVAVADAELLAASQRAFDNPQSQGELTLLQGRAQQRRAELAAVQAQLLRTQVLAPRAGVAVFSDPNDWLGKPVSTGERIMQVADPAQPAMQIQLAVADAIALEPGAEVTLFLTAYPLSPLRGKILETSYQARPADDGVVAYRLLASIDEQAEHARLGLHGTAKLHGGRVMLGYYLLRRPLASLRAWSGW from the coding sequence ATGACCGTGAACCAGCCTCTGCCCCACCCACAGCTGTTGTTGCAGCTGGACGCCCTGCGAGACAAAGCCATGGCCGCCGAGTCGTTGAATGCCCTGGCGTTCAGCATGGCCAACGATCTTTACCCATTGCTGCCCTTCCACCAGGCGCTGGTCTGGCGGCAAGGCAAGGGCGGGCTCGAGCTGCTGTGCGTGTCTGGCCTTGCGCGTCCCAGCGAAGACTCGCCCTACCTGGTCTGGCTCAAGCGTGCCAGCCGCTGGCTGGCCAGCCACCTGAGCGATGAAAAGCCCGTCTGGCTGACCGAGGCCACGGCTGCACCACCGCCTGACATCGCCGAGGGCTGGGCCGAGTGGTGGCCTGCCGGCCTTTGCTGCATACCGCTGCACACCCCGGCCGGTGAACGCTTGGGGCTGCTGGTGCTGCTGCTGGAGGAGGCCCCGCCGGCGGCGCTGTACCAGCACCTGGACGGCCTGACCCGCACCTGGGCCTATTGCTGGAGCGCGCTGACCCGTCGTCAGCGCCTTGGCCGCTGGCGCCCCAGCCGCCGCCAGGTGCTGCTGACCGTGCTGCTGCTCGCCGGGCTGTTACTGGTGCCAGTACGCCAGAGCGCCCTGGCACCGGCGCAGATCGTCTCGCGCCAGGCGCAGATCGTCAGCTCGCCGATCGACGGGGTGATCAGCCAGGTGCACGTGCGCCCCAACCAGCCGGTGGAAGCAGGCACACCACTGTTCAGCCTTGATGAAACCACCTTGCGCAGCCGTGCCGATGTGCTCGCCAAGGAAGTTGCGGTGGCCGATGCCGAACTGCTAGCCGCCAGCCAGCGCGCCTTCGACAACCCGCAAAGCCAGGGCGAGCTGACCTTGCTGCAAGGCCGCGCCCAGCAGCGCCGGGCCGAACTGGCAGCAGTGCAGGCGCAGCTGCTGCGCACCCAGGTACTGGCGCCACGGGCCGGGGTGGCGGTGTTCAGCGACCCCAACGACTGGCTCGGCAAGCCGGTGTCGACCGGCGAGCGCATCATGCAGGTAGCCGACCCGGCGCAACCGGCCATGCAGATCCAGCTGGCCGTGGCCGACGCCATTGCCCTTGAGCCCGGCGCCGAGGTCACGCTGTTCCTCACCGCCTACCCGCTCAGCCCGCTGCGCGGCAAGATCCTCGAAACCAGCTACCAAGCCAGGCCGGCGGACGACGGCGTGGTGGCCTACCGCCTGCTGGCAAGCATCGACGAACAGGCAGAACACGCTCGGCTTGGCCTGCACGGCACCGCCAAGCTGCATGGCGGCCGGGTCATGCTCGGCTACTACCTGCTGCGCCGGCCGTTGGCCAGCCTGCGTGCTTGGAGTGGCTGGTGA
- a CDS encoding efflux RND transporter periplasmic adaptor subunit has protein sequence MPMPRFARHSLPLLVALTCLTAHAEQEVPADGSSPIRVLLAAELETTLSSQMNGTLGELKTRFGERVAKGATLARFNCNEAQARGKVAVAELAMARQNLEAKKQLRKLDAVGDIEVAAANTEVQKADGARAMGEAQMSYCLVQAPFSGHVAKVYVKPYQTVSAGTPLFDLVSDGALKVRLNVPSSQLKTLSPGQPLEVQVHETGKTYPAKISVINARVDAVAQTVELEARFDQAFPELMAGMSGTARFAP, from the coding sequence ATGCCCATGCCTCGCTTTGCCCGTCATAGCCTGCCCTTGCTTGTGGCCTTGACCTGCCTTACCGCCCACGCCGAACAGGAGGTTCCGGCCGACGGCTCATCACCGATTCGCGTACTGCTCGCAGCCGAGCTGGAAACCACCCTGTCGAGCCAGATGAACGGCACTTTGGGTGAACTGAAGACCCGCTTTGGCGAACGGGTCGCCAAAGGCGCCACCCTCGCCCGCTTCAACTGCAATGAGGCACAGGCGCGGGGCAAGGTGGCGGTAGCCGAACTGGCCATGGCCCGGCAGAACCTGGAAGCCAAGAAGCAACTGCGCAAGCTCGATGCAGTGGGCGATATCGAGGTGGCAGCAGCCAACACCGAAGTCCAGAAGGCCGACGGCGCCCGCGCCATGGGCGAAGCACAGATGAGTTATTGCCTGGTGCAGGCACCCTTCTCCGGCCATGTCGCCAAGGTCTACGTAAAGCCTTACCAGACCGTCAGCGCCGGTACCCCTTTGTTCGACCTGGTCAGCGATGGCGCCCTAAAAGTACGTTTGAACGTGCCTTCCAGTCAGCTCAAGACCCTCAGCCCGGGCCAGCCGCTGGAAGTGCAAGTGCACGAAACTGGCAAGACCTACCCGGCCAAGATCAGCGTGATCAATGCCAGGGTCGACGCAGTGGCGCAGACCGTAGAGCTGGAAGCACGCTTCGACCAGGCTTTTCCTGAGCTGATGGCGGGCATGAGCGGCACGGCGCGGTTTGCGCCATGA
- the rfaD gene encoding ADP-glyceromanno-heptose 6-epimerase → MTIIVTGAAGFIGSNLVQALNHRNETEIIAVDDLTDGDKFRNLACSEISDYLDKDDFLERFSRGQFGKVRAVLHQGACSSTVEADGRFMMDNNYRFSRELLAAAQQQQIALLYASSAAVYGAGQDFREQRECERPLNVYGYSKFLFDQQVRRQLSVARSQIVGLRYFNVYGPHEQHKGAMASVALHCFNQYQANGKVSLFGSYGDYPNGGHLRDFVSVEDVVKVNMFFLDHPQLSGIFNVGSGRAQPFNDVALAVINRLRERQGQPTLSLEMALLEGILEYGEFPEHLRGKYQCYTCADLRRLRAVGYTAPTLAVQQGVARYCDWLQGIQGSPPSPIKQVA, encoded by the coding sequence ATGACGATTATCGTAACTGGCGCCGCGGGCTTTATCGGTAGCAATCTTGTTCAGGCGCTCAACCATCGCAATGAAACCGAAATCATCGCCGTCGACGACCTGACCGATGGCGACAAATTTCGCAACCTGGCCTGCAGCGAAATTTCGGACTACCTGGACAAGGACGATTTTCTCGAGCGCTTCAGCCGTGGCCAGTTCGGCAAGGTGCGCGCCGTGCTGCACCAAGGCGCATGCTCGAGCACCGTCGAAGCTGACGGTCGTTTCATGATGGATAACAACTACCGGTTCAGTCGTGAGCTGCTGGCGGCTGCCCAGCAACAGCAGATCGCGCTTTTATATGCATCGTCGGCAGCCGTCTACGGCGCCGGACAGGACTTTCGTGAACAGCGCGAATGTGAGCGCCCGCTGAATGTCTATGGCTATTCAAAGTTCCTGTTCGATCAACAGGTACGTCGGCAGCTGTCGGTTGCACGTAGCCAGATCGTCGGTTTGCGTTATTTCAACGTCTACGGGCCCCACGAACAGCATAAAGGCGCCATGGCGTCTGTGGCCCTGCACTGCTTCAACCAGTACCAGGCCAACGGCAAAGTCAGCCTGTTTGGCAGTTATGGCGATTATCCGAACGGTGGCCATCTGCGTGATTTCGTCTCTGTTGAAGACGTGGTCAAGGTCAACATGTTCTTCCTCGATCACCCGCAGCTGAGTGGCATCTTCAACGTTGGCAGTGGCCGCGCCCAACCATTCAATGATGTGGCCTTGGCTGTGATCAATCGGCTGCGCGAGCGGCAAGGCCAACCCACGTTGTCACTTGAAATGGCCTTGCTGGAAGGCATTCTGGAGTACGGCGAATTTCCTGAACATTTGCGTGGCAAGTACCAGTGTTACACCTGTGCCGACCTGAGGCGCTTGCGCGCTGTCGGTTACACGGCACCCACTTTGGCAGTCCAGCAAGGTGTGGCACGTTACTGCGACTGGTTGCAAGGTATCCAGGGGTCGCCGCCTTCCCCAATCAAGCAAGTGGCTTAA